In Fibrobacter sp. UWR4, a genomic segment contains:
- a CDS encoding lanthionine synthetase LanC family protein — protein MKLNFVQNIALKTAKSTEDYLESVLQIVKYLKNNEVVTPKGKYWKVSPEPGNEYAGDLMITPKGLYAGSAGIGQFFLQLFEVTKDEQYLQEAKDAAEYILNTYEGVKFFKDVLEGAEGGIWPVKGWGTSVYASPAGQAIFLDQLYVHVKDERYRKFLIQSADDAIAAGHDDGKILHWSTEADLMADGSYAFFFLYVYRKTGDEKYLEAAKRVVAFTDTRITHAKEGGIYYKNVDLTLVGWKSKESAFPNFSHGAAGTAFLNALLYEETKNQEYLDKANEVVKFLAAIAEGDENGALIPYLYNPELGRFHDFYYLSTCHGPVGTSILFRKLYDITGDKENLQWVDILTKGILRAGAPLKHTPGYWNSYCLCCGAPGVLAHFVKTAEALGDKSYIEQAKVTADKLLGDSWNDDKGRRWYAAWTRKIPGFVETYTGLYAGAAGAASALLQLYAHEKGIKIQTETVEYLFLK, from the coding sequence ATGAAATTGAATTTTGTACAGAATATTGCGTTGAAGACTGCGAAGTCTACTGAAGATTATTTGGAATCCGTTCTCCAAATTGTGAAGTATCTGAAGAATAACGAAGTGGTAACGCCGAAGGGAAAGTACTGGAAGGTGAGCCCGGAACCGGGTAACGAATACGCTGGAGATCTGATGATTACCCCCAAGGGCCTTTACGCAGGCTCGGCTGGTATCGGCCAGTTTTTCTTACAGCTTTTCGAGGTGACGAAAGATGAACAGTATTTGCAGGAAGCAAAAGATGCCGCGGAATACATTCTGAATACCTACGAAGGTGTAAAGTTCTTCAAGGATGTTTTGGAAGGTGCCGAAGGCGGCATCTGGCCTGTAAAGGGCTGGGGAACCAGCGTCTATGCGTCCCCTGCGGGGCAGGCCATCTTTTTGGATCAGCTTTACGTACATGTGAAGGATGAACGCTACCGCAAGTTCCTGATTCAGTCTGCCGATGATGCTATCGCCGCAGGTCATGATGACGGAAAGATCCTTCACTGGTCCACGGAAGCGGACTTGATGGCTGATGGTTCCTACGCTTTCTTCTTCCTGTATGTTTACCGTAAGACTGGTGACGAAAAATATCTGGAAGCCGCAAAGCGCGTAGTCGCCTTTACGGACACTCGCATCACTCACGCCAAGGAAGGCGGCATTTACTACAAGAATGTTGACCTCACGTTGGTTGGCTGGAAGTCCAAGGAATCTGCATTCCCCAACTTTAGTCACGGCGCTGCAGGTACGGCATTCCTGAACGCACTTCTTTATGAAGAAACCAAAAATCAGGAATACTTGGATAAGGCAAATGAAGTGGTGAAGTTCCTTGCAGCCATTGCAGAAGGTGATGAAAACGGAGCCTTGATTCCGTACCTCTACAATCCGGAACTGGGCCGCTTCCATGACTTCTATTATCTAAGTACTTGCCACGGCCCCGTGGGAACTTCCATTCTCTTCCGCAAACTTTATGATATTACCGGCGACAAGGAAAACTTGCAGTGGGTTGACATTCTGACGAAGGGAATTCTGAGGGCTGGTGCTCCGCTGAAGCATACTCCGGGTTACTGGAACAGTTACTGCCTCTGCTGCGGCGCTCCTGGCGTTCTTGCGCATTTCGTGAAGACTGCAGAAGCTCTTGGCGACAAGTCCTACATTGAACAGGCGAAGGTCACTGCAGACAAGTTGTTGGGCGATTCCTGGAACGATGACAAGGGCCGTCGCTGGTACGCCGCATGGACCCGTAAGATTCCTGGCTTTGTGGAAACCTACACCGGCCTTTATGCAGGTGCTGCGGGAGCCGCTTCCGCGTTGCTCCAGCTTTACGCGCACGAAAAGGGAATCAAGATCCAGACCGAAACCGTGGAATACCTGTTCTTGAAATAA
- the bioD gene encoding dethiobiotin synthase, whose protein sequence is MNNGYFVTATGTDVGKTFVTALLVKKWRDSGIDAGYYKAALSGAELRDGKWIAGDADYVKHVASLPDSQEELVSYVYKEAVSPHLAARKEGNPVELAQVKADFIAATQRHEFVFVEGSGGIICPIRYDDKKIFLADIMKELNLPLLIVTTAALGSINSCVLTVEYARARGLDIRGIIVNRYGISGNQQMEDDNIFMMQELTDLPILTKIKEGASDLGAAPF, encoded by the coding sequence ATGAATAATGGTTATTTCGTTACAGCAACAGGCACCGACGTAGGCAAGACTTTCGTGACCGCCCTCCTCGTCAAGAAATGGCGAGACTCCGGCATTGACGCCGGTTACTACAAGGCTGCCCTCAGCGGCGCCGAACTCAGAGACGGCAAGTGGATTGCCGGTGACGCCGACTACGTAAAACATGTCGCAAGCCTTCCCGACTCTCAAGAAGAATTGGTCAGCTACGTCTATAAGGAAGCAGTTTCCCCGCACCTGGCCGCCCGCAAGGAAGGCAACCCGGTAGAACTCGCGCAAGTCAAGGCCGATTTCATCGCAGCTACCCAACGCCATGAGTTTGTATTTGTGGAAGGCTCCGGCGGAATCATCTGTCCCATCCGTTACGACGACAAAAAAATATTTCTCGCCGACATCATGAAAGAGCTAAACCTTCCGCTGTTGATTGTGACCACCGCAGCATTGGGAAGCATAAACTCATGCGTCCTGACGGTAGAATACGCTCGCGCTCGCGGTCTTGATATTCGAGGAATCATCGTCAACCGTTACGGCATCAGCGGAAACCAGCAAATGGAAGATGACAACATTTTCATGATGCAGGAGCTTACAGACCTTCCGATCCTTACAAAAATTAAAGAAGGCGCCTCCGATCTAGGCGCAGCTCCATTCTAA
- a CDS encoding type IV toxin-antitoxin system AbiEi family antitoxin domain-containing protein — protein sequence MKIYRNVTDFRYINKFLTRSKITLNPLNSRGLKCGLSDCNTKESRLLENIDIDFCYNKFYIIVMNVKKSHNAIVETIESIAKANGGVVSTANAEKQGVSRAVLSQMAANGDLDRVAKGFYVLPTELPDELFILSLCSPNIVFSHETALFLNGITERTPAIHSFTLPRDKRLSSAFSKECTIHYAERESWNIGKTEIKTPMGNLVPCFDAERTICDLIKYKKKFDPETYIASLKMYAKMQTKNLQHLSEYAQKLGIVEKVRDALEVLL from the coding sequence ATGAAGATTTATCGCAATGTTACTGATTTCCGTTATATTAACAAATTCTTGACGCGTTCTAAAATCACGTTAAACCCATTGAATTCGAGGGGTTTAAAATGTGGTTTGAGTGATTGTAACACAAAGGAGAGTCGCTTGCTTGAAAATATAGATATTGACTTTTGCTACAACAAATTTTATATTATTGTAATGAATGTAAAGAAGAGTCATAACGCAATTGTAGAAACTATCGAAAGTATCGCCAAGGCTAACGGTGGCGTGGTTTCTACCGCCAACGCTGAAAAACAGGGCGTTTCCAGGGCCGTTCTTTCCCAGATGGCAGCAAATGGTGACTTGGACCGCGTCGCAAAGGGATTCTATGTATTGCCCACCGAGCTTCCTGATGAGCTGTTCATTCTCAGTTTGTGTTCTCCAAACATTGTGTTTTCACATGAAACGGCTCTGTTTTTAAATGGCATTACTGAACGAACGCCGGCGATTCATTCCTTCACTCTTCCAAGGGACAAAAGACTTTCTTCCGCGTTTTCAAAGGAATGCACAATTCATTATGCTGAAAGGGAGTCGTGGAACATTGGCAAAACCGAAATCAAAACGCCTATGGGAAATTTGGTTCCCTGCTTTGATGCGGAAAGAACTATTTGTGATCTTATCAAGTACAAAAAGAAGTTCGATCCAGAAACCTACATTGCATCGTTGAAAATGTACGCAAAGATGCAGACAAAAAATCTTCAACATCTTTCTGAATATGCCCAAAAACTTGGGATTGTGGAGAAGGTTCGCGATGCGCTGGAGGTATTGCTGTGA
- a CDS encoding nucleotidyl transferase AbiEii/AbiGii toxin family protein, whose amino-acid sequence MKQRGAKATSLKAKIKNIAKEKRVAPQLILQNFMMERFLNRIATSSYKDCFIIKGGSLISVILGIENRTTMDIDMTSRGFSFNEKSVQGIIQDISLIDLQDDTFFEIKKCEPIREDDAYGGFRVFIDGFYESKFLVVPFTIDITTGDVVTPEPQKRSWVNLCNAQESFELWTYTLETIVAEKIESILSKGVLNTRPRDFYDVYMLSKLKKFNGKRFSLALKKTCEHRKSWDQVKNAVEHFVDIENSGSLKQFWERYAKSNSYAANIGYNDIVAVIKNLLTAI is encoded by the coding sequence GTGAAACAAAGAGGCGCAAAGGCGACTAGCTTAAAAGCTAAAATCAAGAACATTGCAAAAGAGAAAAGAGTTGCTCCACAATTGATTTTGCAAAATTTCATGATGGAGCGCTTTCTCAATCGAATTGCGACTTCTAGTTACAAGGACTGCTTCATTATCAAGGGCGGTTCCTTAATTTCGGTTATCCTTGGAATAGAAAATAGAACCACGATGGATATTGATATGACATCCCGAGGTTTTTCCTTTAACGAAAAAAGCGTACAAGGTATTATCCAAGATATTAGTCTGATTGATTTGCAAGATGATACTTTTTTCGAAATAAAGAAATGCGAACCAATTCGAGAAGACGATGCTTATGGTGGATTCCGAGTTTTTATTGACGGCTTCTACGAATCAAAATTTTTAGTAGTCCCTTTTACGATTGACATTACCACCGGAGATGTCGTGACTCCCGAACCCCAAAAACGATCCTGGGTTAATCTATGTAATGCACAGGAAAGTTTTGAATTGTGGACATATACACTAGAAACAATAGTCGCAGAGAAAATTGAATCCATTTTAAGTAAAGGCGTTTTGAACACTCGTCCTCGTGATTTTTACGATGTGTATATGCTCAGTAAGCTTAAAAAGTTCAATGGGAAAAGATTCTCTTTAGCTTTAAAAAAGACTTGCGAACACAGGAAATCCTGGGACCAAGTTAAAAATGCGGTAGAACATTTTGTGGACATTGAAAATAGCGGTAGTCTCAAGCAATTTTGGGAACGCTATGCTAAAAGCAATTCGTATGCTGCAAATATCGGTTATAACGATATTGTTGCAGTAATAAAGAATCTACTGACTGCGATATAG
- a CDS encoding DNA adenine methylase: protein MFQIHNRRYTGSKAKLMPWIKELILEHCPEHNSFFDVFGGTGVVSAFMTDTVRRVVINDLLFSNKIIYEAFFSSAKYSKRKINDFSIKYSDIDRKTIAENYVSQNFGDKYFEYSDAKLIGLIRENIQKSWVEKKINQREYSILLASLLYSFDRCANTVGHYEAYIKNKGIRSSFCYELIQPLDTNVSFEFYREDANKLCRNISADLAFLDPPYNSRQYSRFYHVMETITKWDKPSLSGSAMKPPEENMSEYCRTSAPQAFADLVENLNVKNIVVTYNNTYDSKSSSSRNKITLEQIRETLERKGRTQVFEKSYHRFNAGKTTASNHKELVFITHVGD, encoded by the coding sequence ATGTTTCAGATCCACAACCGGCGATATACAGGTAGTAAAGCAAAGTTGATGCCTTGGATAAAAGAACTAATTCTGGAACATTGTCCAGAACACAACTCTTTTTTTGATGTTTTTGGCGGAACTGGAGTTGTCTCTGCATTTATGACGGATACAGTGCGTCGAGTTGTCATAAACGACCTATTGTTCTCAAACAAAATTATATACGAAGCTTTTTTCTCTTCTGCCAAGTATTCTAAAAGGAAAATAAACGATTTCTCGATTAAATACTCGGATATTGATCGAAAGACCATTGCAGAAAACTATGTGTCTCAAAATTTTGGAGACAAGTATTTTGAATATAGCGATGCTAAATTAATCGGTCTTATTAGGGAGAATATTCAAAAATCTTGGGTTGAAAAAAAAATTAACCAACGAGAATATTCAATTCTATTAGCATCGCTGCTTTATTCGTTCGATCGATGCGCAAATACAGTAGGCCATTATGAGGCTTATATAAAAAATAAAGGAATCCGTTCAAGTTTTTGTTATGAACTAATCCAACCTTTGGATACAAACGTCTCGTTTGAGTTTTATCGAGAAGACGCAAATAAATTATGCCGCAATATCAGTGCGGATTTGGCTTTTTTGGATCCTCCATATAATAGTCGACAGTACTCTCGTTTTTACCATGTGATGGAAACAATTACAAAATGGGATAAGCCCTCCTTAAGTGGATCAGCGATGAAGCCTCCTGAAGAAAATATGTCGGAGTACTGCAGAACGTCAGCGCCGCAAGCTTTTGCCGATCTAGTTGAAAACTTGAATGTTAAAAATATCGTCGTCACATACAACAACACATATGATTCCAAAAGCTCTTCTTCAAGAAATAAGATAACTCTTGAACAAATTAGAGAGACTCTTGAAAGAAAAGGCCGTACTCAAGTATTTGAAAAATCTTACCACCGTTTTAATGCTGGAAAAACTACAGCATCGAATCATAAAGAACTTGTTTTTATAACACATGTTGGAGACTAG
- a CDS encoding 8-amino-7-oxononanoate synthase has product MRHICTPEANHVEIIESAQTRDVLLLASNSYLDLCNEPELKQAAAEAVLKWGTGSGGARLTTGNKTPHEDLEAALARFKGEEAAITFATGYMANVGTISALASKQIRTTCVSECIVFSDELNHASIIDGIRLSKAKCYVYKHNDMADLQRVIDEARAAQSRKNESSEQPAATRYMIVTDAVFSMDGDLANLPELQKIAMANNCLLMIDEAHSTGVLGKTGRGLAEHFNDKGIPCEHADVTVGTLSKSVGCEGGFVVGSRQLIEFLKNKARSFIFTTAMSPAMAQAACNNLKFIEQHPERVQQLQDNVKFFCDALVKAGAVSSISQLDTCESAIVPIIIGDEAKALAASTALQERGILIPAIRYPTVAKGQARLRASIMATHTQEELQVAADAISEILKC; this is encoded by the coding sequence ATGCGTCACATTTGCACTCCCGAAGCAAACCACGTTGAAATTATAGAATCTGCGCAGACTCGCGACGTTCTTCTTCTCGCCTCCAACAGCTACTTGGATTTGTGCAACGAACCGGAATTGAAGCAGGCTGCGGCCGAAGCAGTTTTGAAGTGGGGCACAGGCAGCGGCGGGGCACGCCTCACCACAGGCAACAAGACTCCTCACGAAGATTTGGAAGCAGCCCTCGCCCGCTTTAAAGGCGAAGAGGCGGCCATCACATTTGCTACCGGCTACATGGCAAACGTGGGAACTATTTCTGCGTTGGCAAGCAAGCAAATCCGCACCACCTGCGTTAGCGAATGCATCGTCTTTAGCGACGAACTGAATCACGCCAGCATCATCGACGGCATCAGACTTTCAAAAGCCAAGTGCTACGTCTACAAGCATAACGACATGGCTGATTTGCAACGAGTAATTGATGAAGCTCGCGCAGCACAATCCCGAAAGAACGAGTCCAGCGAACAACCTGCAGCAACCCGTTACATGATTGTCACCGACGCCGTTTTCAGCATGGACGGTGACCTGGCAAATCTCCCTGAACTTCAAAAAATCGCAATGGCAAACAACTGCCTTTTGATGATCGATGAAGCCCACTCCACGGGCGTCCTCGGGAAAACAGGCCGCGGACTTGCAGAACATTTCAATGACAAGGGCATTCCTTGCGAACATGCAGACGTAACTGTAGGAACCTTGAGCAAATCCGTGGGATGTGAAGGCGGCTTTGTCGTCGGTTCACGCCAGCTTATAGAATTTCTAAAGAACAAGGCTCGAAGCTTTATTTTCACAACTGCAATGTCACCCGCCATGGCGCAGGCCGCATGCAACAATCTGAAGTTCATTGAACAGCACCCGGAGCGAGTTCAGCAGCTTCAGGATAACGTAAAGTTCTTCTGTGACGCTCTTGTTAAAGCCGGCGCAGTTTCGTCCATCAGCCAACTCGACACTTGCGAATCCGCCATCGTCCCCATCATCATTGGCGACGAAGCGAAGGCACTCGCAGCATCCACCGCCTTGCAGGAACGAGGAATTCTGATTCCCGCCATCCGCTACCCTACCGTAGCCAAGGGGCAGGCAAGACTCCGTGCAAGCATCATGGCAACGCACACACAAGAAGAATTGCAAGTGGCAGCAGACGCAATTTCTGAGATTTTGAAATGCTAG
- a CDS encoding class I SAM-dependent methyltransferase, with the protein MSKFSEYIGSQFGNPRGFVGMVCCVIMNVINRAMYKNTIALVDVSPDDKVLDIGFGNGYLLQLLYNKCKCDMYGIDISEDMVAAATSRNARASRDGKLHLQIGDCCNLTFEENTFSAVTSINTIYFWNDTAKGLSEIRRVLKPGATFYNVVYTKDWLDKLSYTKKGFKKFEPEKLISLGKAAGFAEVTVKEIVKGKSFVVMYRK; encoded by the coding sequence ATGAGTAAGTTTTCTGAATATATCGGCAGTCAGTTCGGGAACCCCCGCGGTTTTGTGGGTATGGTTTGTTGCGTGATTATGAATGTCATCAACAGGGCAATGTACAAGAATACAATTGCCTTGGTGGATGTTTCGCCTGATGACAAGGTGCTGGACATTGGCTTTGGAAACGGTTACTTGTTGCAACTTCTTTATAACAAGTGCAAGTGCGATATGTACGGCATCGATATTTCCGAAGACATGGTGGCTGCGGCGACTTCTCGAAATGCGCGCGCCTCCCGCGATGGAAAACTTCATTTGCAGATTGGCGACTGCTGCAATTTGACCTTTGAAGAAAATACATTCTCTGCGGTGACATCCATCAACACCATCTATTTCTGGAATGATACTGCAAAGGGACTGTCTGAAATTCGCCGTGTGCTGAAACCTGGCGCCACCTTCTACAATGTGGTCTACACCAAGGATTGGCTGGATAAGCTGAGCTACACGAAAAAGGGATTCAAGAAGTTTGAACCGGAAAAACTGATTTCGCTTGGGAAGGCAGCTGGTTTTGCCGAGGTGACAGTCAAGGAAATTGTGAAAGGCAAAAGCTTTGTGGTGATGTATAGAAAATAA
- a CDS encoding PLP-dependent cysteine synthase family protein, whose protein sequence is MSKIHKSIAELVGHTPLVELSNYEEKHGLKAHIIGKLEYLNPTGSVKDRLALALIQDGERRGLIKKGDTLIDVTSGNTGIGLAGIGHALGYEFEPYLEPGTTIERVQIFEGYGLNVKSFYDIEEVKDFEKTGLVLDDLIDGIKRIAKEKGFYYTGQTVNEANQEFHFKTTGPEIWEDTDGKVDYFVAMGGTAGTIVGTGRYLREKNPGVKIVGVQAAKSSRPDSPDFTGHIVDGTLPLHGVAEPLVPTLIKTNRDNGFQFDEVIDIKAEDAYATAQETAKTDGLFLGTSAAAALTAAIQIAKRPEAAGKNIVVIYPDNGYKYLSTELYKKQK, encoded by the coding sequence ATGTCTAAGATTCATAAGTCTATTGCAGAACTCGTTGGCCACACTCCTCTTGTTGAACTTTCCAATTACGAAGAAAAGCACGGCCTTAAGGCTCACATTATCGGTAAACTGGAATACTTGAATCCCACCGGCTCCGTGAAGGATCGCTTGGCTCTGGCCTTGATCCAGGATGGTGAACGTCGCGGCCTGATTAAGAAGGGCGACACCCTTATTGACGTGACTAGCGGTAACACGGGCATTGGCCTTGCCGGTATCGGTCATGCTCTTGGTTACGAATTTGAACCTTATCTGGAACCGGGCACCACCATCGAACGCGTTCAGATTTTTGAAGGCTACGGTTTGAACGTAAAGTCCTTCTACGATATCGAAGAAGTCAAGGATTTCGAAAAGACGGGCCTGGTGCTTGATGATTTGATTGATGGTATCAAGCGCATCGCCAAGGAAAAGGGTTTCTATTATACTGGTCAGACTGTAAACGAAGCCAACCAAGAATTCCATTTCAAGACTACCGGTCCTGAAATTTGGGAAGACACGGATGGCAAGGTTGATTACTTTGTTGCAATGGGCGGTACTGCCGGCACCATCGTGGGTACGGGCCGCTATCTTCGCGAAAAGAATCCTGGCGTAAAGATTGTGGGTGTGCAGGCTGCAAAGAGCTCTCGCCCGGATAGCCCCGACTTTACTGGTCATATCGTAGATGGAACCTTGCCTTTGCATGGTGTGGCTGAACCTCTTGTGCCTACCCTCATCAAGACCAATCGCGATAACGGTTTCCAGTTTGATGAAGTCATCGACATCAAGGCGGAAGACGCTTACGCAACTGCACAGGAAACTGCAAAGACCGATGGTCTCTTCCTGGGAACTTCTGCTGCCGCCGCCCTTACCGCCGCAATCCAGATTGCAAAGCGCCCTGAAGCAGCCGGCAAGAACATCGTGGTGATTTACCCGGATAACGGTTACAAGTACCTTTCTACGGAACTGTACAAGAAGCAAAAATAG
- a CDS encoding Na+/H+ antiporter NhaC family protein: MTEILILAIFCVALLTSLVVGVPLLYALGFGLLLFGGYGVRRCGLRKTAEMCWGGVKTTRDILLLFVLLGLLTSLWRASGTIPTIVSYAVELIHPTSFILLTFLLNSAMSLLTGTALGTAGTMGVICATVGRTLGVDDAWMGGAILAGVYFGNRISPISSMALLAANVTKTDIYQNVRGMLKTTWLPFLLSCGIYFWAGLGGDSYCGEISIYDRVEIYIEAFAQEFSLSHWALIPAVVIIVLSVLRVRTSLVLLWSSLSAFVLALVIENKGVMELLRSLVFGYKTSIPYLEGIINGGGLVSMVNVFAIVVIAGCFGGIFKGTQMLTPLQSLVAKLSKRTNPFVATLASAVATSCVVCNQTLTIILTNQMTENLDGSNRDQHALNIYDSAVTVIALVPWSVATAIVLTAINAPNSAVLCACFLYLLPLCRLFFRLKK; the protein is encoded by the coding sequence ATGACAGAAATCTTAATCCTTGCAATTTTTTGTGTAGCACTTTTGACGTCACTTGTGGTTGGCGTGCCCTTGCTGTATGCGCTGGGTTTTGGATTGTTACTTTTTGGCGGTTATGGAGTTCGACGATGCGGCTTGCGGAAAACTGCGGAAATGTGCTGGGGTGGCGTGAAGACGACTCGCGACATCTTGCTGTTGTTTGTTCTGCTGGGACTTTTGACTTCCTTGTGGCGGGCCAGCGGAACCATTCCGACGATTGTGAGCTACGCCGTGGAACTGATTCACCCCACTAGCTTTATTCTGCTGACGTTTCTACTGAATTCCGCCATGTCGCTCTTGACGGGAACGGCTCTTGGAACTGCAGGAACCATGGGCGTGATTTGCGCTACGGTCGGTCGCACTCTTGGTGTTGATGATGCCTGGATGGGCGGCGCCATTCTTGCAGGCGTTTATTTTGGAAACCGCATTTCTCCCATTTCATCCATGGCGCTACTTGCAGCCAATGTAACGAAGACGGATATTTACCAGAATGTTCGCGGAATGCTGAAAACAACTTGGTTGCCGTTCTTGCTTAGCTGTGGGATTTACTTCTGGGCGGGACTTGGCGGAGATAGTTACTGCGGTGAGATTTCTATTTATGATAGAGTGGAAATTTATATAGAAGCTTTTGCTCAGGAATTTTCACTTTCTCACTGGGCCTTGATTCCTGCGGTGGTCATTATTGTTCTTTCTGTTTTGCGAGTTCGCACCAGTTTGGTTCTTTTGTGGAGTTCCCTATCCGCATTTGTTCTAGCGCTTGTAATTGAAAACAAGGGCGTAATGGAACTGCTGCGAAGCCTGGTGTTCGGTTATAAAACTAGCATCCCTTATCTTGAAGGAATAATCAATGGTGGCGGCCTCGTTTCTATGGTAAATGTTTTTGCCATTGTGGTGATTGCAGGTTGCTTTGGCGGAATTTTCAAGGGAACGCAAATGCTGACTCCTTTGCAATCCTTGGTAGCGAAACTGTCGAAAAGGACCAATCCCTTTGTGGCTACTTTGGCGTCTGCCGTTGCAACATCTTGCGTAGTTTGCAATCAGACCTTGACCATCATTTTGACAAATCAAATGACAGAAAATTTGGACGGCTCGAATCGCGATCAACATGCCTTGAATATTTATGATTCCGCTGTAACTGTAATAGCGCTTGTTCCTTGGTCCGTGGCGACGGCCATTGTCTTGACGGCAATCAACGCGCCCAACAGCGCTGTGCTCTGTGCATGTTTCTTGTACCTACTGCCGTTGTGCAGATTATTTTTTAGATTGAAAAAATAA
- the rhuM gene encoding virulence RhuM family protein: MEEKNMQAAGEIIFYQPEGESKLQVYLEDETVWLTIDQMSDLFLKSRSTINEHILNAFKEKELDKSEVMRKIGNSDFSTKPTNIYNLDVIISVGYRVKSVRGTQFRRWANQVLKDHLLRGASVNQRFMLTEERVDRQLINHEKRLDELDSKGMETSTRLATLEKQVDFFVKANLPPSEGILNAKSWWSGYEFACQLVRSAKEEIIVIDPFADDVVLSLVAKKSAGVNAFVYSGHVNRHLREAEERLNRQFPTVKLKDIQNVHDRFIIVDETVYHIGSSINELGKKLTAFSVLNFVSKQQLLEMVSQASGKKNG; the protein is encoded by the coding sequence ATGGAAGAGAAGAATATGCAGGCGGCTGGTGAAATCATTTTTTACCAACCCGAGGGCGAATCCAAACTTCAAGTATATCTTGAAGATGAGACAGTTTGGCTGACAATAGATCAGATGAGTGACCTGTTTTTAAAGTCACGATCAACGATTAATGAACATATTCTAAACGCATTCAAGGAAAAAGAATTAGACAAAAGCGAAGTTATGAGAAAAATCGGAAATTCCGATTTTTCTACCAAGCCCACGAACATTTACAATTTAGATGTAATTATTTCCGTTGGCTATAGGGTTAAATCCGTTCGTGGCACACAGTTCCGTCGCTGGGCCAATCAGGTTCTAAAAGATCATCTTCTGCGCGGAGCAAGCGTAAACCAACGCTTTATGCTGACTGAAGAGCGAGTTGACAGGCAACTGATTAATCACGAAAAACGTTTGGACGAGCTCGACTCAAAAGGCATGGAAACGAGCACTCGCCTAGCCACTCTCGAAAAGCAGGTGGACTTTTTCGTCAAGGCGAACCTGCCTCCCAGTGAGGGCATTCTGAACGCAAAATCCTGGTGGAGCGGGTACGAATTCGCCTGCCAGCTGGTGCGTTCCGCAAAAGAAGAAATCATCGTCATCGATCCTTTTGCAGACGATGTCGTACTCTCACTTGTCGCCAAGAAATCTGCGGGTGTAAATGCGTTTGTCTATTCCGGTCATGTAAACCGACATCTGCGAGAGGCAGAAGAACGACTGAATCGCCAATTCCCAACTGTTAAACTCAAGGACATTCAGAATGTTCATGACAGGTTCATCATCGTGGACGAGACCGTTTATCACATCGGCTCATCCATCAATGAACTCGGGAAAAAATTGACTGCATTCTCCGTACTGAATTTCGTTTCAAAGCAGCAACTGCTGGAAATGGTGTCGCAGGCGTCCGGAAAAAAGAACGGCTAA